From one Thermomicrobiales bacterium genomic stretch:
- a CDS encoding NUDIX domain-containing protein, which yields MTEQPGRPPRNVTSVGALVVRESSLLVVRMTYGPSQGRYMLPGGLLDPGETLDVAAAREVREETGVEARPLGIVGLRSRYDGPNTDTYILWLLEHLSGEPAGDGQENDDARYLSFVDIAQRDDVVYLVKYLATRLATGAILPHSHADDYAYQFPGSTPDSWKLFM from the coding sequence ATGACCGAGCAGCCGGGCCGGCCGCCGCGCAACGTCACGTCGGTCGGCGCGCTGGTCGTCCGCGAATCGTCGCTGCTGGTCGTGCGGATGACCTATGGACCCAGCCAGGGGCGCTACATGCTGCCGGGCGGGCTGCTGGACCCGGGCGAGACGCTGGATGTCGCCGCCGCCCGCGAGGTGCGCGAGGAGACGGGCGTCGAGGCCCGCCCACTGGGGATCGTCGGCCTGCGCTCGCGCTACGACGGCCCGAACACCGACACCTACATTCTCTGGCTGCTGGAGCATCTCTCCGGCGAGCCGGCCGGCGACGGCCAGGAGAACGACGACGCCCGCTACCTGTCCTTCGTCGACATCGCCCAGCGCGACGATGTCGTCTACCTCGTGAAGTACCTCGCCACCCGCCTCGCCACCGGCGCGATCCTCCCCCACTCCCACGCCGACGACTACGCCTACCAGTTCCCCGGCTCAACACCCGATTCGTGGAAGCTGTTTATGTGA